Within the Pseudarthrobacter sp. W1I19 genome, the region ATGCGGACGGTGGCGCCGAGCGGTTCGTCCTGGTGCATGCGGTGCAGCACCAGGGCGATGCCCAGCATGGTGGTGGTGTGGACGTCGTGGCCGCAGGCGTGCGTTACGCCATGGTTTTTCGAGGCGAAGGGCAGGCCCGTCTCCTCGATGATGGGCAGCGCATCGATGTCTCCGCGCAGGGCAGTGGCGATGGGCCCCTCGCCCACATCTACGGTCAGTCCCGTGCCCTCCAGGCGGCGGGGGCGAAGGCCTGCGGCTTCGAGCCGCTCGGCCAGCTTGTCCGTGGTGCGGAATTCCTTGAACGACAGTTCCGGGTGCGCATGCAGGTCCCGGCGGAAATCGATCAGTTCCGGCAGGAGCGGCTCAAGCCAGGGTGCCACCAGCGCGGTGGGCTCGGCTTCCGTAGTGTAATTGCGCACTGCTTCACTCTAGCGAGGGTCACCGGATTACGGGCCATCGCGGTCCCCGCGTTACATCGCAGGGACCGCCACTGCCTAGAGAACGTCGGTGTCGCCGCTGGCTTTCAGGGCGTCGACGGCGGCCTTGACCCGCTGCGAGTTGGCCATGGTGGTCACCAGCAGGGCATCCGGGGTATCCACGATGACAACATCCTGGATACCGATCAGGGCGATGACACGCTTGGTGTCGGTCACCACCACGCCGCTGGAGTTCTCGGTGAACACGCGCGCGCCCTCACCAAGAACCGTAACGTCATCCACTTCCTTGGCACTGTTGAGCCGGCCCACGGAGGCGAAGTCGCCGACGTCGTCCCAGCGGAAGGAGCCGGGTACGACGGCGACGTCCCCGGCTTCGGCGGCAGGTTCGGCAACCGCATAGTCGATCGCGATCTTCGGCAGGGTGGGCCAGATCCGGGCAGTGACCTCGTCACGGGCAGGAGTGTCCCAGGCGCGGGCAATTTCCTGCAGGCCCTGGAACAGCTCGGGCTGGTTGGCCTCAAGGTGCTTGAGCAGGAGGGCAACGGGGGCTACGAACATGCCGGCGTTCCACACGTAGTTTCCGCTGTCCACGTACTGCTGGGCTACTTCCTCGTTCGGCTTTTCGACGAACTCCACCACGTCCTGGGCGCTGGGAGCGCCGTCAATGTGCAGGTCCTGGCCGGAACGGATGTACCCGAACCCCGTGGACGGGTGGGTGGGCTTGATGCCGATGGTGACGATCTTGCCGGCGGCGGCGGTGTGGATCGCCTCACGGACTGCCTGCTGGAAGAGGTTGTCCGGGCTGATCACCTGGTCCGCGGCGAAGGAACCCATGATGGTGTCCGGATCCCGCTCGTGCAGGATGGCGGCGGCAAGCCCAATGGCGGCACCGGAATCCTTGGGTTCGGACTCAAGGACAAGGTCGCCGTCCTGGACTTCCGGA harbors:
- a CDS encoding mannose-1-phosphate guanylyltransferase; translation: MSTDKVTSPVSPLDRFIAVIPAGGVGTRLWPLSRAAAPKFLHDLTGSGSTLLRATYDRLHPLAGTRVLVVTGQAHRDAVCRQLPEVQDGDLVLESEPKDSGAAIGLAAAILHERDPDTIMGSFAADQVISPDNLFQQAVREAIHTAAAGKIVTIGIKPTHPSTGFGYIRSGQDLHIDGAPSAQDVVEFVEKPNEEVAQQYVDSGNYVWNAGMFVAPVALLLKHLEANQPELFQGLQEIARAWDTPARDEVTARIWPTLPKIAIDYAVAEPAAEAGDVAVVPGSFRWDDVGDFASVGRLNSAKEVDDVTVLGEGARVFTENSSGVVVTDTKRVIALIGIQDVVIVDTPDALLVTTMANSQRVKAAVDALKASGDTDVL